GCTCGTGCCAAATGCGAATGTCCAGAGAGACTCACATGTGGTTCTTGGGTAGCAGCTGACTCTTCGGTGGCTGAATGATGCCGCGCACCTCCCGCGGGGGGTGTCCCTATGGTTCCTGTCAAGCCGCGGCTGGAGTCCGGGGTTGGTAGAAGGTGCCGTTGCGGAGCATGGCGTGGAGGACATCGACGCGTCGTCGGGCTAGGCAGATGATCGCGGCGTTGTGTTTCTTCCCAGCGGCGCGTTTCCGGTCGTAGTAGGCGCGGGAGTCGGGGTCGTGGAGGGCTGCGAAAGCGGAGAGGAATAGGGCCCGTTTGAGGTGTTTGTTCCCTGCTCGTGAGGGGTGTTCGCCTCGGATGCTGCTGCCGGATCTGCGGGTGACAGGGGCCAGGCCGGCGTAGGCGGCGAGGTGTCCTGCGGTGGGGAATGCTGTGGCGTCACCGACGTCGAGGAGGAGTCTGGCTGCGGTCCTGATGCCGACTCCGGGCATTGACATCAGGAGCTGGGAAAGAGGGTGCGCATCGAGGGCCTCCTCAACCTGTTTCGCGGCTGCAGCGCGTTGGGCCAGGAGTCCTTGGAGTTGGGCAGCCAGTTGGGGCAACACCAGCTCGGCGGCGCGGGTGCCAGGAACAACTACGGTCTGCTCGGTCAGGGCTTTGATGATCGCGTCGACGAGCCAGGTGTGCATTCGGGGCGCCAACGGTTTCGTCGTGGTGGTCAGGCGTCGCCTGCCCGCGGCAGCGAGGCCTGTCGGGCCGCCGAACTTTGCCAACAGGGCGAGGACCGCGGGGTGGCCGATGTTGGCGCCGATGGCGCGTTCGAGGGCGGGATGGATCTGGGTGAGCATGCCGCGGATCCGGTTCGAGACGCGGTTGACTTCGCTGGCCAGGTCGTCGTCGAACCCGACGATCACAGCCAAGTCGGCGATGAGGTCATCGTCGCCGCCGACGCGTCGCAGCGCGTGGGGCATGGTGCGGCCGGCCTCAGCGATGATGAACGCGTCACGGGCGTCGGTTTTCGCGTTGCCCGGGTGGAGATCAGCGATGCGGCGCGTCGCCAGCCCGGGCAGATAGGCGACCTCGATACCCATCGCTCGAGCGACGGTCACAGGCAGTGCCCCGATCGTGGCGGGCTGGTCCACGATCACCAACACCGACCCATGGACGGTGAGCTTGTCGAACACCTCGCGCAGGGCAGCCTCGTCTTGGGGCAGGGCCTTGTCATGCAGACGTCTCCCGGCGCTGTTGAGCGCGGTGGCATGGTGGTGTTCCTTGCCTACATCGAGGCCGACGAATACGTCGAACCGGTCTTGGTCCATGACAGTCCTCCTTAGGACCTAATTCTGGTCACCAAGTCGGGCGAAGATCGTCGGCACCCACGTTACGAAGAGACCACGCTGTCGATGCAGCGGGCCGTGTCCCTATCAGCGATCAACCCACGCCACCAGAACCCGGTGACAACACCCCCCGGATCATCTATGACAGGGGCAGTAAGTCATGCCGGGCCTGGTGACCAGAACCCCGACCATCGGGGATACCTAGAAGGTAACGGGGCTTTGCCAGCGGAGCTTCAGCGGGCGCTCGATCGTGATGGTGCGGTAGAGGAAGTCCTCGTTGCGGAAGATCTTCGAGTGCTCGCCGTCCTCGAACGCCGAGTAGAGGCCGACGATGCGAGCGATGTCGTGGGAGGAGAGCTCGTTGCGCTTGGAGCCGAGGCCCTTGCGGAGCTTGGTGAAGAACTCGCGGCCGTCGATGAGCTGCACCCTGCCCTGACGTTCCGTGCTCTTGCGGTTGGTGAGGAGCCAGATGTAGGTGGAGATGCCGCTGTTGTAGAACATGTCCTTCGGGAGCCCGATGATCGCCTCCACGAGGTCGTTGTCCAGCAGCCACTTGCGGATGTTGGACTCGCCTCCGCCCGCGCCGCCGGAGAACAGCGGGGAGCCGTTGAGGACGATGGCCATGCGGGAACCGCCGTCGGCAGGCTTGCGCATCTTGGAGACGAGATGGAGCAGGAACAGCATGGCGCCGTCGGAGACAGCCGGCGTGCCGGGGCCGAAGCGGCCGACGAAGCCGAGCGTCCTGTGCTCCTTGTCGACCTCCTCCCGCTGGTCCTTCCAGTCCACGCCGAAGGGCGGGTTCGAGAGCGCGTAGTCGAACTTCTTGTCCGGGAAGTGGTCGTCGACGAGGGTGTCGCCGAGCCGGATGTTGCCGACCTCCTGGCCCTTGATGACCATGTCAGCCTTACAGATGGCGTAGGAGGAGTCGTTGTAGTCCTGCCCGTAGAGGCTGAGCTGGATGTCGGGATTCATGGCGCGGAGGTGCTCCTCGGCGACCGAGAGCATGCCGCCGGTGCCGGCGGTGGGGTCGTAGATCGAGCGCACCACGCCGGGCTTGGACAGGGCGGCGTCGTCGGTGGCGAACAGCAGCTGCACCATGAGCGAGATGACCTCGCGCGGGGTGTAGTGGTCGCCGGCGGTCTCGTTGGAGCGCTCGTTGGCCCACCGGATGAGTTCCTCGAACACTAGGCCCATCTGGATGTTGGAGACCGTGGCGGGGTGGAAGTCTGCCTGGGCGAACTTCTCCGTGACGGCGAACAGCTTGTTCTTGTCGGCCAGCTTGTCCAGGGTCTTGTCGAAGTCGAAGCGGTCGAAGATGTCACGGACGTTGGTGGAGAAGCCGGCGATGTAGGCGGCGAGGTTCTGCCGGAGATCCTGCGGATCGGCCACCAGCTTGACGAAGTCAAAGCGGCTGATGTTGTAGAACTCGCGGCCAGATGCCTTGGTCAGCACTGCGTGACGCAGCGTTTCGGGCAGGTCAGCGGAGCCATGGACGGTGGCGAGTACCGATTCCTTCGTGTCGGCCAGCACAGCGTCGAGGCGTCGCAGCACCGTGAACGGCAGCACCACCGAGCCGTACTCGGAGGGCTTGAACGGGCCCCGCAGCGACTCGGCGATGTTCCAGATGAACGAGACGTGATTCACCACGGGGAAACGCACTCCTACGACGCTGCGGCAATGCTCCGGTTCAGGGGCACTGCTCATGTTCCGGGGGCACTGCTCATCTTGGCGCATGTCTCGTCGGGAGCGGGCAATACACGCCCCGGTTGATCCAGGCGGTTGCCAGTGCGCAGAGTTCCCGACGAGCACCGCCAGGTACACCGTGGCCCAGGACGATCGATGCGCGGTACCTGGTGGAGCCGGCTACAGCGAAGGGTCGATGAGTAGACAGGGGTGCTTGGCCGTGGGCAGTGGCCTGGTGAACCACCGCCCACGGCCGGCACGGGGTCAGCGGCGGGCGATCGCCACCGCGGCGGGTCCGCCGTTCGTGGCGTTGACCCGTACGACGAGTTCGTCGTCCACGAACTCGGTGCAGACGTCTCCCGACAGGACGCGGACCTGAGTCAGATCCAGTCCGTCCCCGGTGACGCGTACCTCCCGCGGTTCGTCGACGAAGACGATCCGCTCCGCCGGGGTCAGCCAGTCCCCTCGCCATCCTTCGCCAGCGTCGAGCTGGGGCGTCCGCTCGACGACGGAGGCGGCAGTCTCGGCCAGCGGCGCCTTCCAGTCACCGAACCCTTCCAGCGTCTGACGCTGAAGGTCGGGGATGATGCCCTCGGCTGTCGGTCCGACGTTGATGAGCAGGCGGCCGCCCTTGCCCACGACCCCCACCCAGTGCTTCGCCAGTTGCATCGTGCTGAGGATCTCGTCGGTCGACTCGTTCCGGTTGTAGGCGAAGGAAAAGCCGAGGCCCCGGTTGTTCTCCCAGACGGGCTCCTTCTCGTTATCCGAGAACGCCGAGTACTCGGTGGTGGCGAAGTCGTGATGGGTGTGGCCCCACCTGTCGTTGACGACGCCGTCAGGGTTGGCGGCGTAGTAGGCAGCGAACAGTTCGTGGAGGCCGCCCGGTGCGGTGTGCTTGCCGCCGTCGGGCCACTCGATGTCGTTCCAGAGGACGTCGGGCTGGTAGCGCTCGATGAGGTCGCGCACGTGCGCCGCCGCGTAGAAGTGGTAGGCGGCGTCATTGGGGCGCAGCGAAGTGACTTCCTCATCCGTGGTGTGGGGTGGGAAGTCCGAGATGGACCAGTCCAGGCCTCCGGAGTAGTACACGCCGAACCTCATGCCGTTGCTCCGCACGGCCTGGGCGATGGCGCCGATCAGGTCACGCTCGGGCCCGCGTTGGACAGTGTTTCGGGTACCGGTGCCAGGAGCGTCCCACAATGTGACCCCGTCATGGTGCTTCGTGGTGGGGACGACGTACTCGGCGCCCGCGCGGGCGAACAGGCGCGCCCAATCCTCCGGATCGAATTTCTCGGCCCGCCACTGGTCGAGGAAATCGTCATAGGGAGCGTCGCCATACACCTCGCGGTGGTGCTGCTGCGCCGGGCTGCCCGGGATCCGGATGGTGTTGAGGTACCACTCCGAGTAGGGGTTGTGGGCGAACCACGTCGCTTCGTCGATCTCGCCCAGCGGACCGATCGGCTCACCCCACGCCGGGACCGAGTAGGGGCCCCAGTGGATGAAGATCCCAAACTTGGCGCGAGCGAACCACTCGGGGGTGGGCCGCGCCAGGTCGGGCCAGGTCTTCTTGGTCATGAGTTGCCTTTCTTCTTTGGTTAGCGCCCGCCGAGGCCGGACGGGGCGATGCCTTTTACGAGGTGTCGTTGGAGGAGATGAAGATCAGAGCTGTCGGACAGGTGTCATCGTCTGGAGCGCGAAGCGGTTCGTCAACAGATCTGGGGCGTTTAAGGCTGGTCCCTCCGAGCCTGGAGCGTAGTTTCGAGCTCCGTTTCGCAAGGTTTGGCCTAGTATCCCCGCACCGGACGTAACGTTTCGCTCTAGTTGGGTAGGGTGTCTTGGTGGAGTGACATCAGAGAGGGGACAGGTCGAACAGGTGGCCACCTACCATGACATCCGCCGCGAGACAGGGCTCTCGCTGGCGACCATCTCGAAGTACTTCAACGGCGGCAACGTCCTCGACGCCAACGCCCGCGCCATTGCTGATGCCGCCAAGCGGCTCGACTTCCAGCCGAACAACTTTGCCCGCAACCTCCGCTCACGGCGCACCCGCAGTGTGGGTGTCCTGCTGCCCAATCTCTCCAGCGACTTCTATCTGTCCATTCTCGCGGGTATGGAGCGGCGGCTGCGCGCACGTGGGGTGACGATGCTCATCTGCGCGGACCACGCCGGCGAGGGCGAGACCGAGGATGCGGTGGACTTCCTGAGGGGGCGGATGGTCGACGGCATCATCACCATTCCCAGCACCCGGGCGCTGCCCGGACTGCGCCGCGCGGCGGATCGGGGTATCCCCGTCGTGGCGATCGACTGGCCTGCACAGGGTGTCGTGTCGGATGCGGTGATCATCGACAACGAGGAGGCCGCGGCGCTGGCCGTCCAGCGGCTGGTGGATCGGGGGCATCGCCGCAT
The DNA window shown above is from Tessaracoccus defluvii and carries:
- a CDS encoding IS110 family RNA-guided transposase, with the protein product MDQDRFDVFVGLDVGKEHHHATALNSAGRRLHDKALPQDEAALREVFDKLTVHGSVLVIVDQPATIGALPVTVARAMGIEVAYLPGLATRRIADLHPGNAKTDARDAFIIAEAGRTMPHALRRVGGDDDLIADLAVIVGFDDDLASEVNRVSNRIRGMLTQIHPALERAIGANIGHPAVLALLAKFGGPTGLAAAGRRRLTTTTKPLAPRMHTWLVDAIIKALTEQTVVVPGTRAAELVLPQLAAQLQGLLAQRAAAAKQVEEALDAHPLSQLLMSMPGVGIRTAARLLLDVGDATAFPTAGHLAAYAGLAPVTRRSGSSIRGEHPSRAGNKHLKRALFLSAFAALHDPDSRAYYDRKRAAGKKHNAAIICLARRRVDVLHAMLRNGTFYQPRTPAAA
- a CDS encoding type I restriction-modification system subunit M; this encodes MVNHVSFIWNIAESLRGPFKPSEYGSVVLPFTVLRRLDAVLADTKESVLATVHGSADLPETLRHAVLTKASGREFYNISRFDFVKLVADPQDLRQNLAAYIAGFSTNVRDIFDRFDFDKTLDKLADKNKLFAVTEKFAQADFHPATVSNIQMGLVFEELIRWANERSNETAGDHYTPREVISLMVQLLFATDDAALSKPGVVRSIYDPTAGTGGMLSVAEEHLRAMNPDIQLSLYGQDYNDSSYAICKADMVIKGQEVGNIRLGDTLVDDHFPDKKFDYALSNPPFGVDWKDQREEVDKEHRTLGFVGRFGPGTPAVSDGAMLFLLHLVSKMRKPADGGSRMAIVLNGSPLFSGGAGGGESNIRKWLLDNDLVEAIIGLPKDMFYNSGISTYIWLLTNRKSTERQGRVQLIDGREFFTKLRKGLGSKRNELSSHDIARIVGLYSAFEDGEHSKIFRNEDFLYRTITIERPLKLRWQSPVTF
- a CDS encoding alpha-L-fucosidase, whose protein sequence is MTKKTWPDLARPTPEWFARAKFGIFIHWGPYSVPAWGEPIGPLGEIDEATWFAHNPYSEWYLNTIRIPGSPAQQHHREVYGDAPYDDFLDQWRAEKFDPEDWARLFARAGAEYVVPTTKHHDGVTLWDAPGTGTRNTVQRGPERDLIGAIAQAVRSNGMRFGVYYSGGLDWSISDFPPHTTDEEVTSLRPNDAAYHFYAAAHVRDLIERYQPDVLWNDIEWPDGGKHTAPGGLHELFAAYYAANPDGVVNDRWGHTHHDFATTEYSAFSDNEKEPVWENNRGLGFSFAYNRNESTDEILSTMQLAKHWVGVVGKGGRLLINVGPTAEGIIPDLQRQTLEGFGDWKAPLAETAASVVERTPQLDAGEGWRGDWLTPAERIVFVDEPREVRVTGDGLDLTQVRVLSGDVCTEFVDDELVVRVNATNGGPAAVAIARR
- a CDS encoding LacI family DNA-binding transcriptional regulator, with the translated sequence MATYHDIRRETGLSLATISKYFNGGNVLDANARAIADAAKRLDFQPNNFARNLRSRRTRSVGVLLPNLSSDFYLSILAGMERRLRARGVTMLICADHAGEGETEDAVDFLRGRMVDGIITIPSTRALPGLRRAADRGIPVVAIDWPAQGVVSDAVIIDNEEAAALAVQRLVDRGHRRIAFIGNSSTWTLRARERGARRQLARRQVSLNEDFIISTNLSVEGGRSAMQKLLLLKERPTAVICATDATGVGALTALAESGLRVPDDMSFVGFDMRRLARMTDPALDTVSQRVDDLARAATDLMLMRLDPDAPSLPPQTVVLHAEYVAGGSVASLRRS